From Pseudomonas alcaligenes, a single genomic window includes:
- the rimP gene encoding ribosome maturation factor RimP — protein MSSKLEQLQDLLAPVVESLGYQCWGVEFISQGRHSLLRIYIDHANGILVEDCEKVSRQISGVLDVEDPIASEYTLEVSSPGMDRPLFTLEQFTKHVGEQVKIKLRSPFEGRRNFQGLLRGVEEQDVVVLVDDHEFLLPIDMIDKANVIPRFD, from the coding sequence GTGTCGAGCAAGCTAGAACAGTTGCAGGACCTGCTGGCTCCGGTGGTCGAGTCGCTTGGCTACCAATGCTGGGGGGTCGAGTTCATCTCCCAGGGCCGGCATTCCTTGCTGCGTATTTATATCGATCATGCCAACGGCATCCTGGTGGAGGACTGCGAAAAAGTCAGCCGCCAGATCAGTGGCGTGCTGGATGTCGAAGATCCGATCGCCAGCGAATACACCCTCGAGGTGTCCTCTCCTGGCATGGATCGGCCGCTGTTCACCCTTGAACAGTTCACCAAGCATGTGGGTGAGCAGGTGAAGATCAAACTGCGTTCTCCCTTCGAGGGGCGACGCAATTTCCAGGGCCTTCTCCGCGGTGTGGAGGAGCAGGACGTGGTGGTGCTGGTGGATGACCACGAATTCCTGTTGCCGATCGACATGATCGACAAGGCCAACGTTATTCCACGGTTTGACTGA